Proteins encoded in a region of the Teredinibacter purpureus genome:
- a CDS encoding tetratricopeptide repeat protein, translated as MRCVILTCVLLGWLSGCGGIKVKGDTENDHIETVETTVGASTVPLVGLEQRFLAKAEAALAKGRLTFPAEDNAYDRFKAVLIIDPNNAAARAGLQVILIQYAEKVRKAMAASQPAQARNLLAEAESYYPQSRLLDSLTKELVAIQPIARRQSSLPAHEGRAIETFNVPVEWLKSDKQAVLPLLGGIARRIAVTQESIMIYARTDAEGRWIYKHIKKEAAGYRVRGDIRLSSKVKIVILPPF; from the coding sequence GTGCGATGCGTCATTTTAACGTGTGTATTGTTAGGTTGGTTATCGGGTTGTGGTGGTATTAAGGTTAAGGGTGATACTGAAAACGATCATATCGAGACGGTTGAGACAACAGTTGGGGCAAGTACGGTTCCGCTTGTGGGTTTAGAGCAACGTTTTCTCGCTAAAGCCGAAGCGGCGTTAGCGAAAGGACGTTTGACGTTTCCGGCTGAAGATAACGCGTACGACCGTTTTAAGGCAGTTTTAATAATAGACCCCAATAACGCTGCGGCGAGAGCGGGTTTGCAAGTGATTTTAATACAGTATGCCGAGAAAGTGCGTAAAGCTATGGCGGCGAGCCAGCCAGCCCAAGCGCGTAATTTATTGGCCGAGGCGGAATCGTATTACCCACAAAGCCGTTTGCTAGACAGCTTAACTAAAGAGCTGGTGGCTATTCAGCCAATAGCACGACGACAGTCGAGCCTTCCTGCTCACGAGGGGCGGGCGATTGAAACATTTAACGTGCCTGTCGAGTGGCTTAAAAGTGACAAGCAGGCCGTTTTGCCTCTGCTGGGTGGTATCGCCAGACGCATTGCTGTTACGCAAGAGTCAATTATGATTTATGCGCGTACAGATGCTGAAGGGCGTTGGATTTATAAGCATATTAAAAAGGAAGCTGCAGGGTATCGGGTTCGCGGCGATATTAGGCTTTCGAGTAAGGTTAAGATAGTGATACTCCCTCCCTTTTAG
- a CDS encoding bifunctional diguanylate cyclase/phosphodiesterase translates to MSLFRKLVLSTSILMFLMLSATFVVVMHAERQLLAHQLREDASIAALNLATRLRGALAPDERDQREQWVDELFHGGEYRRVVFHDLADNTAIYRTHTLEGLDTPEWFVNTFALADGFGAASVKVVGAVQGRVFVSKHPARAYATLWWHFLLNMWLFLGVALMVYALILVFAAWHFRGLRRLQGQAKNVLRGNYGQVMDITCASDVNTLAVTINWLTAKLRNILSEQLMISQSLHTEAHLDPLTGLPNRNAFEAQMHAWVSADGGGPGVLLLLHVAGVYELNDSHGRDAGDSLLRRVAELMRDSLATWPGGFASRRTGCDFAVFVPGMAQEEAAHWLSGIKVRVESIELAVNSEMVNFWLGAAASRAITSMAKMLSAADAALRLARSSGRTDWAVYPVDDPLIDVRPAGEWQQFLKRMIERKEVLLHFQPMYSRALEPMGSEVFCRANDEGEIVPAGVFWPLAERFGLVPALDQLVLEGAIQSLANNSERVLSVNVSSLSVIDPLFIRWLTGYLSLNSEVCDRLILEFHERVLTLAEVDFELVHGVLSDLGVKIALDHCGITPETLGQLQLLELAYIKIDRRFIAGIATDQCNRFYMQTLVQLAHACDVKILADGVESDSEWEALLRLHVNGGQGFFFGRPSAQMPASGVTVALSKNN, encoded by the coding sequence ATGAGCCTGTTTCGCAAGCTTGTGTTAAGCACGTCAATATTGATGTTTCTGATGTTGAGTGCGACGTTTGTTGTTGTTATGCATGCTGAGAGGCAGTTGTTGGCGCATCAGTTACGTGAAGATGCCTCCATCGCGGCATTAAATCTCGCCACGCGGTTACGGGGAGCGCTTGCCCCTGACGAGCGTGATCAGCGTGAACAGTGGGTTGACGAGCTCTTTCATGGTGGTGAATATCGGCGTGTTGTCTTCCATGACCTCGCTGACAATACCGCAATCTATAGAACCCATACCCTAGAAGGATTGGATACTCCTGAGTGGTTTGTTAATACATTCGCCTTAGCGGATGGGTTTGGCGCGGCGTCGGTGAAAGTTGTGGGTGCTGTTCAGGGGCGAGTCTTTGTGAGTAAGCACCCGGCTCGAGCTTATGCCACTTTGTGGTGGCATTTTTTGCTGAATATGTGGTTGTTTTTAGGTGTGGCCTTAATGGTCTATGCGCTGATTTTAGTCTTTGCTGCTTGGCATTTTCGTGGGCTTCGGCGTTTGCAGGGGCAGGCAAAGAATGTGCTTCGTGGAAATTATGGGCAAGTGATGGATATAACGTGTGCAAGTGATGTGAACACGTTAGCTGTGACGATTAATTGGTTGACGGCAAAGCTTCGAAATATTCTGAGCGAACAATTAATGATTAGCCAGTCGCTTCATACGGAGGCGCATTTGGACCCTCTGACGGGGCTTCCGAATCGTAATGCCTTCGAAGCGCAAATGCATGCCTGGGTAAGCGCCGACGGGGGTGGCCCAGGCGTATTGCTGTTGTTACATGTTGCGGGCGTCTACGAGCTAAACGATAGCCATGGGCGTGATGCCGGAGATAGCTTGTTGAGGCGTGTGGCTGAACTGATGCGCGACTCGTTAGCAACCTGGCCTGGGGGTTTTGCGTCTCGTCGAACGGGGTGTGATTTTGCTGTTTTCGTGCCAGGTATGGCGCAAGAAGAAGCGGCACATTGGTTGTCGGGTATTAAAGTCCGTGTGGAATCGATCGAGCTGGCAGTGAACTCTGAAATGGTTAATTTTTGGTTGGGGGCTGCAGCCTCTAGAGCCATAACCTCTATGGCAAAAATGCTAAGTGCAGCTGATGCGGCGCTGAGATTGGCAAGATCATCCGGTCGTACAGATTGGGCGGTATACCCCGTAGATGATCCTCTTATTGATGTTCGCCCTGCTGGAGAATGGCAGCAATTTTTAAAAAGAATGATCGAGCGGAAAGAGGTCTTGCTTCATTTTCAGCCAATGTATTCGAGGGCGCTAGAGCCTATGGGCTCTGAGGTGTTTTGTCGTGCAAATGACGAGGGCGAAATAGTGCCTGCCGGTGTGTTTTGGCCTTTGGCGGAGCGCTTTGGGCTGGTTCCAGCATTGGACCAATTGGTTTTGGAGGGCGCGATTCAGAGTTTGGCGAACAATTCTGAGCGTGTATTGAGCGTGAATGTTTCGTCTTTATCGGTTATCGACCCGCTTTTTATTCGCTGGTTAACGGGGTACCTATCACTTAACTCTGAAGTGTGTGATCGCCTGATCTTGGAATTTCATGAACGAGTGTTAACCTTAGCCGAGGTTGATTTTGAGCTGGTGCATGGGGTTCTAAGTGATTTAGGGGTAAAAATTGCGCTAGACCATTGTGGGATAACGCCAGAAACTCTTGGCCAGCTACAATTGCTAGAGCTAGCGTATATTAAAATTGACCGGCGCTTTATTGCTGGAATTGCTACCGATCAATGTAATCGGTTCTATATGCAAACATTGGTGCAGCTTGCGCACGCTTGTGATGTTAAGATTCTCGCAGATGGGGTAGAGAGTGATTCGGAGTGGGAAGCATTGCTTCGTTTACACGTTAATGGGGGGCAAGGTTTTTTCTTTGGTCGCCCTAGCGCACAAATGCCAGCTTCTGGAGTGACAGTGGCATTATCCAAGAATAATTAG